Proteins encoded within one genomic window of Solibaculum mannosilyticum:
- a CDS encoding glutamine synthetase family protein, which translates to MGKYTQEDIIRICEEENIRFIRLQFADISGALKNVAITRSQLKKALNNQCMFDGSSIEGFVRIEESDMYLVPDLDSFNIFPWIDKPSRTARLICNVYSPDGTPFSGDPRNALRRVIKEAEDMGFHFDVGPECEFFLFRCDEDGNPTTQTNDQGSYFELGPIDRGEEARRDICLTLEDMGFEIEASHHEVARGQHEINFRYDDALRAADDIMTFKLVVKSIANQHGLHATFMPKPIFNEAGSGMHINMSLSDKNGNNVFADPSDENGLSDIAYSFIAGLMEHIKGMTAVTNPLVNSYKRLVPGYEAPVYVAWSAHNRSPLIRVPAARGNGTRIELRNPDPAANPYLVMTLCLAAGLDGIKRGLKPCPPVDANIFKLTEEEREEQGVFSLPDSLKSAIHCMKKDELVRKTLGDHIYRKYIAHKTSEWYQYSIRISQWEIDRYLMRY; encoded by the coding sequence ATGGGAAAGTATACACAGGAAGATATTATCCGCATCTGCGAAGAGGAAAACATTCGGTTTATCCGCCTGCAGTTTGCCGACATCAGTGGCGCTTTGAAAAATGTGGCCATCACAAGAAGTCAGCTTAAAAAAGCTCTGAATAACCAGTGCATGTTCGACGGCTCGTCCATTGAGGGATTTGTCCGCATCGAGGAATCGGATATGTATCTTGTACCGGACCTGGATTCCTTTAACATCTTCCCGTGGATCGACAAGCCCAGCCGTACCGCACGTCTGATTTGTAACGTCTACAGCCCCGACGGCACCCCCTTCAGCGGCGATCCCCGCAATGCTTTGCGCCGGGTCATTAAAGAGGCCGAGGATATGGGATTCCATTTCGATGTGGGCCCTGAGTGTGAGTTCTTCCTCTTCCGCTGCGATGAGGACGGCAATCCCACCACCCAGACCAATGACCAGGGAAGTTATTTTGAATTGGGCCCCATCGACCGAGGTGAGGAAGCCCGTCGCGACATCTGCTTGACTTTGGAGGATATGGGCTTTGAGATTGAAGCCTCCCACCACGAGGTGGCCCGCGGTCAGCATGAAATCAACTTCCGTTACGACGATGCCCTCCGCGCCGCCGACGACATCATGACCTTTAAATTGGTGGTAAAATCCATCGCCAATCAGCATGGCCTCCACGCCACCTTTATGCCCAAGCCCATCTTTAATGAAGCCGGTTCGGGTATGCATATTAACATGTCCCTTTCGGACAAAAACGGCAACAATGTCTTCGCCGATCCCAGCGACGAAAACGGCCTGAGCGACATCGCCTACTCCTTTATCGCCGGCCTGATGGAGCACATCAAAGGGATGACCGCCGTTACCAACCCTCTGGTCAACTCCTATAAACGTCTTGTCCCCGGCTATGAAGCCCCTGTTTATGTGGCCTGGTCGGCTCACAACCGCAGTCCTCTGATCCGTGTACCCGCCGCCCGCGGCAATGGTACCCGCATTGAACTGCGCAATCCTGATCCCGCCGCCAACCCCTATTTGGTGATGACCTTGTGTCTGGCCGCCGGTTTGGACGGCATCAAACGAGGCCTCAAACCGTGTCCTCCTGTGGACGCCAACATCTTTAAGCTCACTGAGGAGGAACGGGAAGAACAGGGTGTCTTTAGTCTTCCTGATTCTTTGAAGTCAGCCATTCACTGTATGAAAAAGGATGAGCTGGTGCGCAAAACCTTGGGAGAT
- a CDS encoding DUF975 family protein: MDPKTLKKTSKQVMHGHWIKGILACVMAGSMYLMLLGCEVIVRLALDQPAANLDQGMEGIQALLTPGILSVALTGGAALLRFFLLIPLKYEKKACFWQTQLCETAHPQSKVRLFQLSYGRIIRTHWGITIRVVGWAGLLLLPGLGTMTAAMWATSYGGMSGMVRGALWGGSIALLLIGGLGLFFLSLRYWMTPYLLASCSKLYPSGAIRLSIQLMKGRKFQVIRLYLSLIGWEILKLLVVPGLYTGPRVEMTCARWAVLVRQPADAKHPVPLSATQEFVLQEKNA, from the coding sequence ATGGATCCTAAGACATTAAAGAAGACCTCCAAGCAAGTGATGCATGGACACTGGATAAAAGGAATTTTGGCATGCGTCATGGCGGGGAGCATGTACCTGATGCTGCTGGGATGTGAAGTAATAGTAAGGCTGGCGCTGGATCAGCCGGCAGCAAATTTAGATCAAGGTATGGAAGGTATCCAGGCATTGCTGACACCTGGAATCCTATCTGTTGCATTGACAGGAGGCGCGGCATTGCTCCGCTTTTTTCTGCTGATCCCACTCAAATACGAGAAAAAAGCGTGCTTTTGGCAGACACAGTTATGTGAAACAGCCCATCCGCAGTCAAAAGTACGATTGTTTCAGTTGTCCTACGGTAGGATCATCCGGACCCACTGGGGGATCACAATACGCGTAGTGGGATGGGCGGGACTTCTCCTGTTGCCGGGACTAGGGACTATGACGGCGGCCATGTGGGCTACGTCTTATGGCGGCATGTCGGGCATGGTAAGGGGAGCGCTGTGGGGAGGAAGCATAGCCCTTTTGCTCATCGGAGGATTGGGGTTGTTCTTTTTATCCCTGCGGTACTGGATGACGCCTTATTTACTGGCCAGTTGTTCGAAGCTATATCCGTCCGGAGCCATTCGCTTGTCCATTCAGTTGATGAAGGGACGGAAATTTCAAGTGATACGGCTTTATTTGTCGCTGATCGGCTGGGAGATTTTAAAACTCCTAGTTGTACCGGGGCTCTATACTGGTCCCCGCGTCGAAATGACGTGTGCACGTTGGGCGGTATTGGTGCGGCAGCCTGCGGATGCAAAACATCCGGTTCCTCTTTCCGCAACGCAAGAATTTGTTTTGCAAGAGAAAAATGCATAG
- a CDS encoding S1C family serine protease: MINSLQISLNPMRITLLSVFGGVRGRYAGGRKDVYFIRWTGCPSSTDPLPALLKDAGNMALRACAAGSGYSCAKQLDKFISPTSLPLYQSCYEKLAEGKSPSGRPFSFGEPLLNNAYDLAFGELLRLYQKCFPKASSTMVKNFGIKLLHWSAHVLPRLFPNGSLAGGTPKFLWLGAPHEAEYLFLILLTRLGCDVAIFHPAGELSLPEELLAMSACVSGDAHPQVSFPDTCCTPFAGQEQDISPVTSPVKQPPVQKKPPVHSSRPPVAASNPSPPPQAVSRPSVVRSSPSRQQPIARPSPSQATPLSYEQLAKLAPSVVMIEVMDEYGQCKKTGSGVLIGDGNLILTNFHVVQGGRSYSIQMENDEHSYSTDELLKYHSLHDLALLRLLCPGRPIPIYNGPPLARGQNVVAIGSPLGLFNSVSDGIIAGFRQFEEVSMIQFTAPTSPGSSGGALLNQYGALIGIITAGFREGQNLNLAVDYQTIHQFARGFLPQGV, encoded by the coding sequence TCTTCGGAGGCGTACGGGGACGATATGCCGGAGGCCGCAAGGACGTCTATTTCATCCGGTGGACAGGATGTCCCAGCAGTACAGATCCTTTGCCCGCACTTCTAAAGGATGCCGGCAATATGGCCCTCCGGGCCTGCGCCGCTGGATCGGGATATTCTTGCGCCAAACAGCTGGATAAATTCATCTCTCCAACGTCGCTTCCTTTGTACCAATCCTGCTATGAAAAGCTGGCGGAAGGCAAGTCTCCTTCCGGCCGTCCTTTTTCCTTTGGAGAACCTCTTCTGAACAACGCTTATGACCTAGCTTTTGGAGAGCTTCTTCGCCTCTATCAGAAGTGTTTTCCAAAGGCCTCCTCTACCATGGTAAAAAACTTTGGGATCAAATTGCTCCATTGGTCAGCTCATGTTCTCCCCCGCCTTTTCCCCAATGGCAGTCTGGCAGGCGGCACCCCTAAATTCCTATGGCTGGGAGCGCCTCATGAGGCGGAATATCTCTTTTTGATTTTACTCACCCGGCTCGGCTGTGATGTGGCGATCTTTCATCCGGCCGGAGAGCTTTCGCTCCCCGAAGAACTTTTGGCTATGTCGGCTTGTGTGTCCGGGGACGCTCATCCACAGGTGTCATTCCCCGATACCTGCTGCACTCCCTTTGCTGGACAAGAACAGGATATTTCCCCTGTCACCTCACCTGTTAAACAACCTCCGGTTCAAAAAAAGCCTCCTGTACATTCCAGCCGGCCTCCAGTAGCCGCCTCCAATCCGTCCCCTCCCCCTCAGGCTGTATCGCGGCCTTCTGTTGTTCGTTCATCCCCTTCCCGGCAACAGCCTATTGCCCGGCCGTCTCCATCTCAAGCCACACCTCTCAGCTATGAACAGCTGGCAAAGCTGGCTCCTTCTGTGGTGATGATCGAAGTCATGGATGAATACGGTCAATGCAAAAAAACGGGGTCCGGCGTCTTGATCGGAGATGGGAATCTTATCCTAACCAACTTTCATGTGGTCCAGGGGGGACGGTCCTACAGCATCCAAATGGAGAACGATGAACATTCTTATAGCACGGATGAGCTGTTAAAGTACCATTCCCTGCACGATTTAGCCCTGTTGCGCCTGCTCTGTCCCGGACGCCCCATCCCCATTTACAACGGTCCCCCTTTGGCCAGAGGTCAAAATGTGGTGGCCATCGGCAGTCCCTTGGGACTATTCAACTCGGTTTCCGACGGTATTATCGCCGGATTCCGCCAGTTTGAAGAGGTATCCATGATCCAATTTACGGCCCCTACATCGCCAGGTAGCTCCGGCGGCGCGCTTCTCAACCAGTACGGTGCGCTCATCGGCATCATCACAGCCGGATTCCGCGAGGGACAAAATCTCAATCTAGCGGTGGATTATCAAACCATCCACCAATTCGCCCGCGGATTTCTGCCGCAGGGCGTCTAA